One Brevibacillus choshinensis genomic window carries:
- a CDS encoding NADH-quinone oxidoreductase subunit D: MNQNILTTAVETSPDTGIRTEEMLLNVGPQHPSTHGVFRLVVKIDGETIREAIPVMGYLHRGTEKLAENLTYTQIIPYTDRMDYVSAMTNNYVLCHAVETMMGLEIPERAQFLRLIAMELNRVASHLVWWGTYLLDIGAMGPFLYAFRDREMILDLFNELCGARMTFNYMRVGGVKWDAPPGWIEKAKEFVQYMKAELPSYHQLVTGNEIFISRIKGIGKFDSKTALDYSLSGVMLRSTGIKWDLRKDEPYCIYDRFEFDVPTATEGDCKARYHLRMAEIEQSLRILEQALDQFPSEGEIIGKVPRVIRPPAGETYVRIESPRGEIGCYIASQGKDKPWRLKFRRPSFTNLQILPKLLEGESLANMIAILGSIDIVLGEVDC; the protein is encoded by the coding sequence ATGAACCAGAACATCCTCACGACAGCTGTCGAGACCTCTCCGGATACAGGCATTCGCACGGAAGAGATGTTGTTGAACGTAGGACCCCAGCATCCTAGTACGCATGGTGTATTTCGCCTGGTAGTCAAGATTGACGGTGAAACGATCCGGGAAGCGATTCCAGTTATGGGATACCTGCATCGCGGCACGGAGAAGCTGGCGGAGAACTTGACCTATACCCAAATCATTCCGTATACGGACCGGATGGACTACGTGTCGGCGATGACCAACAACTACGTTCTCTGTCATGCGGTCGAGACGATGATGGGCCTCGAAATCCCGGAACGCGCACAGTTTCTGCGACTGATTGCGATGGAGCTGAACCGCGTAGCCAGTCATTTGGTCTGGTGGGGAACCTACTTGCTCGACATCGGGGCCATGGGACCGTTCCTGTATGCGTTCCGCGATCGGGAAATGATTTTGGACCTGTTCAATGAGCTCTGTGGAGCACGTATGACCTTTAACTACATGCGGGTAGGTGGAGTCAAATGGGACGCCCCTCCGGGATGGATCGAAAAGGCAAAGGAATTTGTGCAATACATGAAGGCCGAGCTCCCCAGTTACCACCAGCTCGTGACCGGAAACGAAATCTTCATCAGCCGGATCAAAGGAATCGGGAAGTTTGATTCCAAAACCGCCTTGGATTATTCGCTCTCAGGAGTCATGCTCCGTTCGACCGGTATCAAATGGGACCTTCGCAAGGACGAACCGTACTGCATTTACGATCGCTTTGAATTTGACGTACCTACCGCGACTGAAGGAGATTGCAAGGCGCGCTACCATTTGCGAATGGCAGAAATCGAGCAATCGCTGCGCATCCTTGAGCAGGCGCTCGACCAGTTTCCAAGTGAGGGAGAAATCATCGGAAAAGTACCGCGCGTCATCCGTCCGCCGGCAGGTGAAACGTACGTGCGCATCGAATCCCCTCGAGGAGAAATTGGCTGCTACATCGCCAGCCAGGGCAAGGATAAGCCGTGGAGGCTGAAATTTAGACGTCCTTCATTTACCAATTTGCAAATCCTGCCCAAGCTGCTGGAGGGTGAAAGCCTCGCCAACATGATCGCCATCCTGGGCAGTATCGACATCGTGCTCGGGGAGGTTGACTGTTAA
- a CDS encoding NADH-quinone oxidoreductase subunit C, translating to MSDEKKRPTPEEKAQAAAEARAKAEALRKLREQEASSENTAEDAPAAEEPVKAEAAPAKPVSEMTPEEKAAAKAAAAAEAIAKAKAAKEAKEGAAPSKPVSEMTPEEKAAAKAAAAAEAIAKAKAAKEAKEGAAPSKPVSEMTPEEKAAAKAAAAAEAIAKAKAAKEAKEGAAPSKPVSEMTPEEKAAAKAAAAAEAIAKAKAAKEAKEGAAPSKPVSEMTPEEKAAAKAAAAAEALAKAKAAKEAKEAAVQGAEAGGTDADADAKAKAAAAAKAKAAAAAAAKAKAAREASGDAGDAGGDDAKAKAAAAAKAKAAAAAAAKAKGAQAGDDAGGAADTPKAPSKNQPYLDKYVSRLTEEFGPETLEASYINELAKEVPTLVIKNDRWHEVAQFMKEDEKLGFDYLSDLHGVDYEDRLEVYYHLYSYKNRQSVAVKVKTGREQSSVPSVMDIWHGANWNERETFDLLGIHFPGHSDLRRILLPDDWVGYPLRKDYVQYDEEV from the coding sequence ATGAGCGACGAGAAAAAGAGGCCGACGCCAGAGGAAAAGGCGCAAGCGGCGGCAGAGGCTCGTGCCAAGGCTGAAGCTTTGCGAAAATTAAGAGAACAAGAAGCGTCGAGTGAAAATACAGCAGAAGATGCACCGGCTGCAGAAGAGCCTGTGAAAGCAGAAGCAGCACCAGCGAAGCCCGTGTCCGAAATGACACCGGAGGAAAAGGCAGCAGCCAAAGCCGCAGCAGCCGCTGAGGCAATCGCAAAAGCAAAAGCCGCGAAGGAAGCAAAAGAGGGAGCAGCTCCGTCAAAACCAGTGTCCGAAATGACACCAGAAGAAAAGGCAGCGGCCAAAGCAGCCGCAGCCGCTGAGGCAATTGCAAAAGCAAAAGCCGCGAAGGAAGCAAAAGAGGGAGCAGCTCCGTCAAAACCAGTGTCCGAAATGACACCAGAAGAAAAGGCAGCGGCCAAAGCAGCCGCAGCCGCTGAGGCAATTGCAAAAGCAAAAGCCGCGAAGGAAGCAAAAGAGGGAGCAGCTCCGTCAAAACCAGTGTCCGAAATGACACCGGAGGAAAAGGCAGCCGCCAAAGCCGCAGCAGCCGCTGAGGCAATCGCAAAGGCAAAAGCTGCGAAGGAAGCAAAAGAGGGGGCAGCTCCGTCAAAACCAGTGTCCGAAATGACACCAGAAGAAAAGGCAGCGGCCAAAGCAGCCGCAGCCGCTGAAGCGCTGGCCAAGGCCAAAGCCGCAAAAGAAGCCAAGGAAGCTGCGGTCCAAGGCGCTGAGGCTGGCGGGACTGATGCCGACGCCGATGCCAAGGCGAAAGCAGCGGCTGCCGCTAAAGCCAAAGCAGCCGCCGCAGCTGCTGCGAAGGCCAAAGCAGCCCGGGAAGCAAGTGGCGATGCTGGCGATGCAGGCGGAGATGATGCGAAAGCCAAAGCAGCCGCTGCCGCCAAAGCAAAGGCAGCTGCAGCAGCCGCAGCCAAAGCAAAGGGTGCGCAAGCTGGTGATGATGCTGGAGGAGCCGCTGACACGCCCAAAGCTCCTTCCAAAAACCAGCCTTACTTGGATAAATACGTTTCCCGATTGACTGAAGAATTCGGTCCAGAGACATTGGAAGCGTCCTATATCAACGAACTGGCAAAAGAAGTTCCGACCCTGGTCATCAAGAACGATCGCTGGCATGAAGTCGCTCAGTTTATGAAAGAAGATGAAAAGCTGGGCTTTGATTACTTGTCCGATCTGCACGGAGTCGATTACGAGGATCGCTTGGAGGTCTATTACCATCTCTATTCCTACAAAAATCGGCAAAGTGTAGCTGTGAAGGTCAAAACAGGCCGGGAGCAATCATCTGTCCCTTCCGTAATGGACATCTGGCACGGAGCCAATTGGAATGAACGGGAGACGTTTGACCTTTTGGGGATTCATTTCCCGGGACATAGCGATCTGCGTCGAATATTGCTGCCCGACGATTGGGTGGGCTACCCGCTGCGAAAAGATTACGTGCAATACGACGAGGAGGTTTAA
- a CDS encoding NuoB/complex I 20 kDa subunit family protein, whose translation MELDLTSIAPELQEELDRNVMFTTLETVKGWVRSNSLWPLTFGLACCAIEMMGTGGARYDLDRFGVIFRASPRQSDVMIVAGTVTKKMAPLLRRLYDQMPEPKWVIAMGSCATAGGPYVRSYSVVKGVDQVVPVDVYIPGCPPNPAALIYGINKLQEKIRYEAKTGKQVTSL comes from the coding sequence ATGGAACTAGACCTGACAAGCATTGCGCCTGAATTGCAAGAAGAGCTGGATCGCAACGTCATGTTCACGACGCTGGAGACGGTGAAAGGCTGGGTGCGCAGCAATTCCCTGTGGCCATTGACATTTGGACTCGCCTGCTGTGCGATCGAGATGATGGGAACAGGCGGCGCACGTTATGACCTGGACCGCTTTGGCGTGATTTTCCGTGCGTCTCCTCGCCAATCCGATGTGATGATCGTGGCGGGTACGGTAACGAAAAAAATGGCGCCGCTATTGCGCAGACTGTACGATCAGATGCCGGAGCCTAAATGGGTGATTGCCATGGGGTCCTGTGCCACTGCCGGAGGCCCGTATGTGCGTTCCTACAGTGTGGTAAAGGGCGTGGATCAAGTGGTTCCAGTCGATGTATACATCCCTGGTTGTCCGCCGAATCCTGCCGCATTGATCTATGGCATCAACAAATTGCAAGAAAAGATCCGCTATGAAGCGAAGACTGGGAAGCAGGTGACCAGTCTATGA
- a CDS encoding NADH-quinone oxidoreductase subunit A, with the protein MNDIYTNNYVIVSIFLILGVLLPVATVSFIGPLLRPKKPNREKQTTYESGNIPVGDSWVRFNVKYYIFALMFVIFDVETLFLYPWAVAYNKLGLFALVEMVIFISLLVVGLIYAWRKKVLEWN; encoded by the coding sequence GTGAATGACATCTATACCAACAATTATGTCATTGTCTCCATCTTTTTGATCCTTGGTGTGTTATTGCCCGTGGCTACTGTCAGTTTCATCGGTCCTCTGTTACGTCCAAAGAAGCCGAACCGGGAGAAGCAAACAACTTATGAAAGCGGTAACATTCCGGTCGGGGACAGTTGGGTACGCTTCAATGTGAAGTATTACATCTTTGCCCTCATGTTTGTGATTTTCGATGTAGAAACACTCTTTCTGTACCCGTGGGCCGTCGCCTACAACAAGCTTGGTCTATTTGCCTTAGTGGAGATGGTCATCTTTATATCCTTGCTGGTAGTAGGATTGATTTACGCGTGGAGAAAGAAGGTGCTGGAATGGAACTAG
- a CDS encoding DUF6042 family protein, with the protein MQTIRDIRHNNEGVVIPSSFTANGWSSVLSHEMNVLFQAMCYVATKYETKAEMESALKEFKALEGTFSAPVKEQFKSEEDFNGYVNLLNRFKAFLSRSNYEYPASREAAIELFTKWGLVIDKGDVWDVPVYPFPEAAELFQLNEAEAVALAHVKLEALVHPIFSRLIMKLHEQEENTFHLSKAELKEMLNTNDEMLAEVLIKLTPYMEEAIENVLEIPEDEKMTFTVVWERVYEDFLGEQFSQNVQ; encoded by the coding sequence ATGCAAACCATTCGCGATATCCGCCACAACAACGAAGGCGTAGTAATTCCCAGCAGCTTTACGGCCAATGGTTGGTCCAGCGTGCTGTCTCACGAGATGAACGTATTGTTTCAAGCGATGTGCTATGTAGCGACGAAATATGAAACGAAAGCAGAAATGGAAAGCGCTCTGAAAGAATTCAAAGCGTTGGAAGGCACCTTCTCTGCTCCGGTAAAAGAGCAATTCAAATCAGAAGAAGACTTCAACGGCTACGTGAACCTGCTGAACCGATTCAAAGCATTCCTCAGCCGTTCCAATTATGAGTACCCAGCTTCCCGCGAGGCAGCGATTGAACTCTTTACCAAATGGGGTTTGGTCATTGACAAAGGGGACGTATGGGATGTTCCTGTGTACCCGTTCCCGGAAGCAGCTGAGCTGTTCCAATTGAACGAGGCTGAAGCAGTGGCACTGGCTCATGTGAAGCTGGAAGCGCTGGTACACCCTATTTTCAGCCGCTTGATCATGAAGCTGCACGAACAGGAAGAGAATACGTTCCACCTGTCCAAGGCTGAACTGAAAGAGATGCTGAATACCAACGACGAAATGCTGGCGGAAGTCTTGATCAAGCTGACTCCGTACATGGAAGAAGCAATTGAGAACGTACTGGAGATCCCAGAAGACGAAAAAATGACTTTTACCGTCGTATGGGAGCGCGTATACGAGGATTTCCTCGGGGAGCAGTTCTCTCAAAACGTACAATAA
- a CDS encoding F0F1 ATP synthase subunit epsilon: MSKMTVEVVTPERVVYSGQAEMVIARGVVGDLGILPNHMPLVSPLKTAPVRIKTEGEKEVKMAVSGGFMEVRGDKVTILAETAELPGDIDVERAQAAKGRAEKRLNEKYPDLDFQRAERALQRAMARIDVTK, translated from the coding sequence GTGAGCAAGATGACAGTTGAAGTCGTAACTCCTGAACGGGTTGTCTACAGCGGTCAAGCTGAAATGGTCATCGCCCGCGGTGTAGTAGGGGATCTCGGTATTTTGCCGAACCACATGCCGCTGGTGAGCCCGCTGAAAACAGCGCCAGTTCGGATCAAGACAGAAGGCGAAAAAGAAGTGAAGATGGCAGTTAGCGGCGGCTTCATGGAAGTGCGCGGCGACAAAGTAACCATCCTTGCTGAAACGGCTGAATTGCCGGGAGACATCGACGTCGAACGTGCACAGGCTGCAAAAGGCCGTGCGGAAAAGCGTTTGAACGAAAAGTATCCTGACCTTGACTTCCAACGTGCTGAGCGCGCACTGCAACGTGCGATGGCTCGTATCGATGTAACGAAGTAA
- the atpD gene encoding F0F1 ATP synthase subunit beta, with translation MANGRVVQVMGPVVDIEFDRGHLPAIYNAIKIQHKAQSAGERDIDLTVEVATHLGDNMVRTVAMSSTDGLVRGMEAVDTGAAISVPVGAVTLGRVFNVLGEPIDLQELGQVDRRDPIHRKAPEFVEQATTVEILETGIKVIDLLAPYIKGGKIGLFGGAGVGKTVTIQELINNIAQEHGGISVFAGVGERTREGNDLYHEMKDAGVLPKTAMVFGQMNEPPGARLRVALTGLTMAEYFRDEEGRDVLLFIDNIFRFTQAGSEVSALLGRMPSAVGYQPTLATEMGQLQERITSTKKGSVTSIQAIYVPADDYTDPAPATTFAHLDATTNLERSIAELGIFPAVDPLASTSRALSPDVVGQEHYDVARGVQKILQRYKELQDIIAILGMDELSDDDKQVVGRARRIQRFLSQSFHVAEQFTGNPGQYVPLKDTVRSFKEILEGKHDHLPEGAFLYVGTIEEAVEKAKSMA, from the coding sequence ATGGCGAATGGACGCGTGGTTCAGGTAATGGGTCCGGTTGTTGACATCGAGTTCGATCGTGGACACCTGCCTGCCATTTACAATGCGATCAAGATTCAACATAAAGCACAAAGCGCTGGCGAGCGCGACATCGACTTGACCGTTGAGGTTGCGACTCACCTGGGTGATAACATGGTTCGTACCGTAGCAATGTCTTCCACCGACGGTTTGGTTCGCGGTATGGAAGCAGTTGATACGGGTGCAGCTATTTCCGTTCCAGTAGGTGCAGTAACTCTCGGCCGCGTATTTAACGTATTGGGCGAACCGATTGACCTGCAAGAACTGGGTCAAGTAGATCGTCGTGACCCAATTCACCGCAAAGCTCCTGAGTTCGTTGAGCAAGCGACTACTGTTGAAATCCTTGAAACAGGAATCAAGGTTATTGACCTGTTGGCTCCTTACATCAAGGGTGGTAAGATCGGTCTGTTCGGTGGTGCGGGTGTAGGTAAAACCGTTACCATTCAAGAGCTGATCAACAACATCGCACAAGAACACGGCGGTATTTCCGTATTCGCTGGTGTAGGTGAGCGTACCCGTGAAGGTAACGACCTGTACCACGAGATGAAAGACGCAGGCGTTCTGCCGAAAACCGCGATGGTATTCGGTCAAATGAACGAACCACCTGGTGCACGTCTTCGTGTAGCACTGACCGGTCTGACTATGGCGGAATATTTCCGTGATGAAGAAGGCCGCGACGTACTTCTGTTTATCGACAACATCTTCCGCTTTACCCAAGCGGGATCTGAAGTATCTGCACTCCTCGGCCGTATGCCGTCCGCGGTAGGTTACCAGCCAACACTGGCTACCGAGATGGGTCAGCTGCAAGAGCGCATTACTTCCACGAAAAAAGGTTCCGTAACGTCCATTCAAGCGATCTACGTACCAGCGGATGACTATACTGACCCGGCTCCTGCTACTACGTTTGCTCACTTGGACGCTACGACTAACCTGGAGCGTTCCATCGCTGAGTTGGGTATCTTCCCTGCGGTAGACCCACTCGCATCCACTTCCCGTGCTCTGTCTCCGGACGTTGTAGGTCAAGAACACTACGATGTAGCACGTGGCGTACAAAAAATCCTGCAGCGTTACAAAGAGCTGCAAGATATCATCGCGATCCTGGGTATGGACGAATTGAGCGATGACGACAAGCAAGTAGTTGGACGCGCACGCCGCATTCAACGTTTCCTGTCCCAATCCTTCCACGTTGCCGAGCAATTTACCGGTAACCCTGGTCAATACGTTCCACTGAAAGATACGGTTCGTAGCTTCAAGGAAATCCTTGAAGGTAAGCACGACCACCTGCCAGAGGGCGCGTTCCTGTATGTTGGTACGATCGAAGAAGCGGTAGAAAAAGCGAAGTCCATGGCGTAA
- the atpG gene encoding ATP synthase F1 subunit gamma produces MAKGIREIRRSIKSTKNTRQITKAMKMVAAAKLRRNQEKAEAARPYADKIQEVISSIASGTTGSKHPMLQSRPVKKTGYIVITSDRGLAGGYNANMLRAVVNTIAEKHKSKDEYGIFVIGRKGRDFFRKRNYSVMEEVTGLPASPSFGDIKKIAGAAVQMFADEQIDELYLCYNKFQSAISQIPTVKRLLPLEAPESTNERKMNYEYEPSSEEVLAVLLPKYAETLVYSALLEAKASEEGSRMTAMGNATDNATDMINRYTLIYNRARQAAITQEISEIVAGANAQA; encoded by the coding sequence GTGGCTAAAGGAATACGTGAGATTCGACGCAGTATCAAAAGTACGAAAAATACGCGCCAAATCACGAAAGCGATGAAAATGGTGGCAGCTGCAAAGCTTCGCCGCAACCAGGAGAAAGCAGAAGCGGCACGTCCGTACGCTGACAAAATCCAGGAAGTGATTTCTAGCATTGCGAGCGGTACCACTGGTTCCAAGCATCCAATGCTCCAATCCCGTCCTGTGAAGAAGACTGGTTACATCGTCATCACTTCCGACCGTGGTCTTGCTGGTGGCTACAACGCAAACATGCTTCGCGCTGTGGTCAATACCATTGCTGAAAAGCACAAGTCCAAGGATGAGTATGGCATTTTTGTTATCGGTCGCAAAGGTCGCGACTTCTTCCGCAAACGTAATTACTCGGTAATGGAAGAGGTTACGGGTCTGCCAGCTAGCCCATCCTTTGGCGATATCAAGAAAATTGCAGGCGCAGCAGTCCAAATGTTCGCGGATGAGCAAATCGACGAGCTGTACCTCTGCTACAACAAGTTCCAGAGTGCAATTTCGCAAATACCTACCGTAAAACGCTTGCTGCCGTTGGAAGCTCCCGAGAGCACAAACGAGCGCAAAATGAATTACGAGTATGAGCCGTCCTCGGAAGAAGTACTGGCCGTTCTGCTGCCGAAATATGCGGAGACACTGGTGTACAGTGCACTTCTGGAAGCGAAGGCTTCCGAAGAAGGTTCCCGTATGACTGCAATGGGCAACGCGACAGACAACGCAACGGATATGATCAACCGTTACACGTTGATTTACAACCGTGCCCGTCAGGCAGCCATTACTCAAGAGATTTCCGAGATCGTCGCAGGTGCAAACGCACAGGCGTAG
- the atpA gene encoding F0F1 ATP synthase subunit alpha — MSAIRPEEISSLIKERIANFKSEIEVVDVGTVIQVGDGIARVHGLEKAMQGELLEFQNGVMGMVLNLEEDNVGVVIMGPFRDIKEGDTVKRTGRVMEVPVGEAMLGRVVNPLGQPIDGQGPIANNGFRPIESPAPGVMARKSVHEPLQTGIKAIDAMIPVGRGQRELIIGDRQTGKTAVALDTIINQKGQNMICIYVAIGQKQSTVANIVETLRKAGALEYTIIVSATASDPAPMLYLAPYTGVTMGEYFMYKGQHVLCVYDDLSKQASAYREMSLLLRRPPGREAYPGDVFYLHSRLLERAAKLSDELGAGSITALPFIETQAGDISAYIPTNVISITDGQIFLETDLFNAGQRPAVNTGLSVSRVGGSAQIKAMKKVAGPLKLELAQYRELAAFAQFGSDLDKATQARLTRGERLMEIMKQGQFDPMPVEKQVASIYTATRGFLDDIPVGDVGRFEKELLSYLDSNKPQLLEHIRTTKDLPDEKEFNAAIEEFKKGFSVTR; from the coding sequence GTGAGTGCAATCAGACCAGAAGAGATTAGCTCCCTCATCAAAGAGCGGATCGCTAACTTTAAATCTGAAATCGAAGTTGTGGATGTAGGCACAGTCATCCAAGTAGGTGACGGTATCGCGCGCGTTCACGGTTTGGAAAAGGCCATGCAAGGGGAGCTCCTCGAGTTCCAAAATGGCGTAATGGGTATGGTACTCAACTTGGAAGAAGACAACGTGGGTGTCGTTATTATGGGACCTTTCCGCGACATTAAGGAAGGCGATACTGTAAAACGTACCGGCCGCGTAATGGAAGTTCCAGTTGGGGAAGCGATGCTCGGCCGCGTAGTAAACCCATTGGGTCAACCAATCGATGGTCAAGGCCCTATCGCAAATAACGGTTTCCGCCCAATCGAGAGCCCGGCTCCTGGTGTTATGGCGCGTAAATCCGTACACGAACCACTCCAAACAGGTATCAAAGCGATCGACGCGATGATTCCAGTAGGTCGTGGACAGCGTGAGTTGATCATTGGTGACCGTCAAACTGGTAAAACAGCTGTGGCGCTCGACACAATCATCAACCAAAAGGGTCAAAACATGATTTGTATCTACGTAGCAATCGGTCAAAAGCAATCTACTGTTGCTAACATCGTAGAAACTCTGCGTAAAGCAGGCGCTCTGGAATACACCATCATCGTATCCGCTACAGCTTCTGACCCAGCTCCGATGCTGTATCTGGCTCCTTACACTGGCGTAACCATGGGTGAATACTTCATGTACAAAGGACAACACGTCCTCTGCGTATACGATGACCTGTCCAAACAGGCTTCTGCATATCGCGAAATGTCCCTGTTGCTCCGCCGTCCTCCAGGCCGCGAAGCTTATCCAGGTGACGTATTCTACCTGCACTCCCGTTTGCTGGAGCGCGCTGCGAAGCTGTCTGATGAGCTGGGTGCCGGTTCCATTACCGCGCTGCCATTCATCGAGACCCAAGCGGGCGACATCTCCGCTTACATTCCAACGAACGTGATCTCCATCACGGACGGTCAGATCTTCCTCGAGACAGACCTGTTCAATGCGGGTCAGCGTCCTGCGGTGAATACCGGTCTCTCCGTATCCCGCGTAGGTGGTTCCGCGCAAATCAAAGCGATGAAAAAGGTAGCGGGTCCACTCAAGCTCGAGTTGGCTCAATACCGTGAGTTGGCTGCTTTCGCTCAGTTCGGTTCCGATCTGGACAAAGCAACCCAAGCTCGTCTGACCCGTGGTGAGCGCTTGATGGAAATCATGAAGCAAGGTCAGTTCGATCCAATGCCTGTTGAGAAGCAAGTCGCTTCTATCTATACTGCAACAAGAGGTTTCCTGGATGACATTCCAGTTGGCGACGTAGGCCGCTTTGAGAAGGAGCTTCTGTCCTATCTGGATTCCAACAAACCGCAACTGTTGGAGCATATCCGGACGACGAAAGATCTCCCAGATGAAAAAGAATTCAACGCAGCGATCGAAGAGTTCAAAAAAGGCTTTTCGGTAACTCGCTAA
- a CDS encoding F0F1 ATP synthase subunit delta: MSSAVGKRYARALFDVASERGKIDQVEADLGAIVQAVEQNADLSKIMHHPHIAADAKIKLASDLFKSHVGEESYNFLNVLIENGREAQLTDIYRSYVKLANDARGIADAIVTSAKPLTSEEQAELAEKFGQTLNKKLRLTAVVDPSILGGIVIKIGDRLYDGSLKAKLETFAHQA; the protein is encoded by the coding sequence ATGAGTAGCGCAGTAGGAAAACGTTATGCTCGTGCTCTCTTTGATGTAGCGAGCGAGCGTGGCAAGATCGATCAGGTGGAAGCAGACCTTGGCGCGATCGTGCAAGCTGTCGAGCAGAATGCCGATCTGAGCAAGATCATGCATCATCCGCACATTGCCGCTGATGCAAAAATCAAGCTGGCCAGCGACCTGTTCAAGAGCCACGTAGGGGAAGAAAGCTACAATTTCCTGAACGTGCTGATTGAAAATGGACGGGAAGCACAGCTTACTGATATCTATCGTTCCTATGTGAAGCTGGCGAACGACGCTCGTGGCATCGCAGACGCGATCGTGACAAGCGCAAAACCGCTCACATCCGAAGAACAAGCAGAGTTGGCTGAGAAGTTCGGTCAAACCTTGAATAAAAAGCTGCGTTTGACGGCAGTGGTAGACCCATCCATCCTCGGGGGCATCGTGATCAAGATCGGTGACCGCCTGTATGATGGCAGCCTGAAAGCGAAGTTGGAAACCTTTGCGCACCAAGCGTAA
- the atpF gene encoding F0F1 ATP synthase subunit B — translation MLDFGAVSLEWGTLLTQAIVFLLLLLAVRKFAMGPIVGMMEKRRQHIENEISSAERNRNEAEALLAEQRRVLDEARAESKAIIDRAAKQASDEASKIVAEAQAASERMKADASAELAREVEKAKLELREQMTSLSVLLASKIIEKELDEAAQKSTVDKFLAQVGDRL, via the coding sequence ATGCTCGACTTTGGTGCTGTATCCCTGGAATGGGGAACGCTGTTAACCCAAGCAATTGTATTCTTGTTGTTGTTGCTGGCTGTTCGTAAATTCGCCATGGGCCCGATCGTGGGAATGATGGAAAAACGCCGTCAGCATATCGAAAATGAAATTTCCTCAGCTGAGCGCAACCGCAATGAAGCGGAAGCTCTACTGGCTGAACAACGCCGTGTGCTGGACGAAGCACGCGCTGAGTCCAAAGCAATCATCGACCGCGCTGCAAAACAAGCGTCTGATGAAGCTAGCAAAATCGTAGCTGAAGCACAAGCTGCATCCGAGCGCATGAAAGCGGACGCAAGTGCTGAATTGGCTCGTGAGGTAGAAAAAGCGAAGCTGGAACTGCGTGAGCAAATGACCAGCCTTTCCGTACTCTTGGCTTCCAAGATCATCGAGAAAGAACTGGACGAAGCTGCGCAAAAATCTACTGTTGACAAATTTCTCGCACAAGTGGGAGATCGCCTATGA
- the atpE gene encoding F0F1 ATP synthase subunit C yields MEGLALAIGIVFGLAALGAAIGNSLVISRTIEGVARQPEARGNLMGLMFLGLGLVEAVPIIAVAIGFILFGRL; encoded by the coding sequence ATGGAAGGTTTGGCTCTTGCAATCGGTATCGTATTTGGTCTTGCTGCTCTTGGCGCGGCAATCGGTAACTCCCTGGTAATCTCTCGTACAATTGAAGGCGTAGCTCGCCAACCTGAAGCACGTGGTAACCTGATGGGTCTCATGTTCCTGGGTCTCGGTCTGGTAGAGGCAGTTCCGATTATCGCTGTAGCGATCGGTTTCATCCTCTTCGGTCGTCTGTAA
- the atpB gene encoding F0F1 ATP synthase subunit A, with translation MHYSLRFEWLGMVFDISTVLMILVTSLVVLFMCIGMTRKLTSATPGGTQNVMEWIVDFVTGITKSYISPKKAAGFVSLALTLFLYIFLGNQLGLLFNVNTAHHNGEGHQASQGFIDMLTVSTSDEMKQQKVEKVTEELNSTDPHAHGVVIGWWKSPTATPSVTFALALIVLLYAHYLGIKKSFGGWLKHTFLNPIHILEEFIIKPLTLPLRLFGNIFAGEVLIAFLLSVGIFGSIPLFIWLGYSVFVGSVQAFIFTTLAMVYLSQQVNEDH, from the coding sequence ATGCATTATTCTCTGCGATTTGAATGGTTGGGCATGGTATTTGACATCTCCACTGTTCTAATGATTCTGGTAACCTCTCTGGTGGTGCTCTTCATGTGCATCGGTATGACCCGCAAGCTGACCTCCGCTACTCCTGGCGGCACGCAAAACGTGATGGAATGGATTGTGGACTTTGTCACCGGTATTACAAAGAGCTACATCTCACCAAAGAAAGCCGCGGGTTTTGTATCCTTGGCACTCACGTTGTTCCTGTACATCTTCTTGGGCAACCAGCTGGGACTTCTGTTCAACGTGAATACAGCTCACCACAATGGCGAAGGCCATCAAGCTAGTCAAGGTTTCATCGACATGCTGACCGTTTCCACCAGTGATGAAATGAAGCAACAAAAGGTGGAAAAGGTCACGGAGGAGTTGAACTCTACTGATCCGCATGCGCATGGCGTAGTTATTGGTTGGTGGAAATCGCCGACTGCAACGCCGAGCGTGACTTTCGCTCTGGCACTCATCGTTCTTCTATACGCTCATTATCTGGGAATCAAGAAGAGCTTTGGCGGTTGGCTGAAACATACATTCCTGAACCCGATTCACATTCTCGAAGAGTTTATCATCAAGCCGTTGACGCTTCCTTTGCGTCTATTCGGTAACATCTTCGCGGGTGAGGTTTTGATCGCCTTCCTGCTGAGTGTAGGAATCTTCGGTAGTATTCCGCTGTTCATCTGGCTGGGTTACTCCGTCTTCGTAGGTTCCGTACAAGCGTTCATCTTTACAACGCTTGCGATGGTTTACCTCTCGCAGCAAGTGAACGAAGATCATTAA